GACGGTTTTCGTTTTCCATCCGGTGTTCCGCCAGTTCCATTTTCAATTTCTGCCTTAGTCCCCTaaattgcatttcaaaataaagaaatgcacATTGCTGTCAGGATGTATGATTTGGACCAGATTTGATTAGAGCGTTTCAATTGTAAACTCGGTTATGCTTGATGTCTGTTATTTATGAGACCTGCATTGCAGCTGTCTTTTCATCGAGGTCATGCACTCGATTCTCCACAGTCACTGATGACTCGGCATCCAGCAATCTCCAGCAGAcagggcagcagcagcagcagcagcagcagcctgcAGTCGTTTCCCTCCTCATCCTTTGCACTCTTCTGCTCCACCCCGGCCTGTACCATATCCACATAAAGAAACCTCACTGAttcctcatttttctcacgggccacattgctgttccggtttcccctcagagggccattatgactgtgaaacaaaaatagtcatctcatcatatttacatcatcaatttatgcactagttttggaatcaaaaatcaagtgtaatgtgtttttcaacaattcacgtttggtaacacaaaaatgcttgtaatatctcaactttatcatttacgatttatgacaattggaaattttggtgcagatttttacaagaatcatggaaattgacagtcTACATTTGgcgtcgcgggccacataaaatcatgtggcgggccggatctggcccccgggccttgagtttgacaccagtttTCTGTCACACTAAAGCAAGGTACACACAGAACCCTTTTTTAACCTTAAGTGATTTTCTAAGGATGAAAGACCTCACATACAGcgttaacaaaatattttattatataatgccagataatgggaaaaaaagtacatatttaCTGATCATTAATCAGCAGTGCGCAGGTGTgaattcttttgattttataaaCTCAAAGGAAATGTGTCAGTAGCCAAAACCTTTCCTGCCAACATAATATCATTCAGCCCATTGTATAAAATCTAATCTCAATTTTTAACTTTCAAATGACGACTgcaaaaattacattaatttgGTAGACACGAGACGAGTTACATCACATTCGACCGCTAGGGGGCGGAAATACAGTTGTAAACATCTCTTTACAAATGATTTTTGCATGAGGATtctacaaataaaacaataaaacttAAGTAAATATGCATTCACAATagaatgtggattttttttttccccgccaaTGGATCTTTGTGTCCAAATACATTTAAGCAATTCTTATATTTCATTTCTGACCAAAAATACAGGAGAGATAAGTAAGGCACTTGAAATCACCTCTCAGTGCACAGTGATGTTGATTGATATTGTAAATTATTCAGGGAATTATTTTTGTGGTTGAAGTTTAGAGTGTGTAGAACTGATCATACAGTCAGTGGTTTCCAATATAATaactccattcatccattttctttgctgcgtatcctcacgagggtggcagggagtgctggagcctatcccagctgtcaacgggcaggaggcggggtacaccccgaactcgtcgccagccaatcgcagggcataaagaagcagacaagagtcgcactcacaatcacacctcggggcaatttcgagtgtccaattaatgttgcatgtttttggcatgtgggaggaaaccggagtgcccacccggagaaaacccacgcaggcacgagaagaacatacaaacttcacacaggcggggtcgggatggaacccctcagaactgtgcggccaacactttaccagctgatccactatgCCGCCATATATAATAAATCATGGAAGTAAATGAATATGTACAAATATTAGTAAAACCTTTTAGTATAATTCGGTACAGGCTGCAAACCAAAATATAACAATTATTTCGAATTTACATCTCTCTATTAGCGCCAAAGCTCAGCATTACAATCTTTGTGCAGGCAGAATATTTTATCAGAATATGCAACAGATTTTATTATGCGGTATTAGATTATGCAGGCTTTGTTCATTAAGTGTCCATTTAGATGCCCCGGCACGTGTTTCTGCAACATTCTATCTCAGTGCAAACTTTAAAATGTGCTGCCATCATTTTGTTCCATTAATTTCTATCCATACAATCACCATATTGTACACTACCCGCATGCTGAAATTTCTTGGTGCGACTTGGACTCTTAACAGTAGTTGTGAGCAAAAGTTACCAAAAAGTCTCAGTCACTTTCAGTGTGAAACTATCTGATGTCAAGACTGTTATATCTGATCTTTACACTTTTGTTCAAGTGCTCTGACTTGAAAAGTCATGTTGCTATTTTGGCTCGACGGCTAACCTTTGGCCTTCACGGGCAGCACACGCGGGCGTCTGCTCCTATTGGCCAACCGTGCATGTCGGTTGCAGTAAGAAGGCTTCTCACAGGTGTAACGGGAAGGGGGCTTGCCAGTCACAGCCGCTATAAAAAGAGAGTGGAATGTCAAGTGGGTCTCACTTTGGGTCAGCCAGAGTGTGTGCACAACTTAGAAGGACTGAGGGCTCACGTAAAATCGCTTCAAACATGGCCGCTGTTCATCGCCTGGTTATCGTCCGCCACGGGGAGAGCGCCTGGAACCAGGAGAATCGCTTCTGCGGCTGGTTCGACGCCGACCTCAGCGAGAAAGGCGTGGAGGAGGCGACCCGGGGGGCGAAGGCCATCAAAGACGCCGGCATGAAGTTCGACATCTGCTACACCTCTGTGCTCAAACGCGCCGTCAAGACCTTGTGGACCATCATGGAGGGGACGGACCAGATGTGGCTTCCCGTGATCCGTACCTGGCGCCTCAACGAGCGCCACTACGGAGGCCTCACTGGGCTCAACAAGGCAGAGACGGCCGCCAAGCACGGCGAGGAGCAGGTGAAGATTTGGCGCCGTTCCTTTGACATCCCGCCTCCACCCATGGACAAGGACCACCCTTACCACTCCATCATCAGTGAGGTGAACTAACAGATTTTGACGTATAAACAATCGTGTTTCTTCAAACAGCTGCTTAATTAATGGCCGTGTGCCGTTTATATCGACCTCCAGTCCAGACGCTACAAGAACCTGAAGCCCGGTGAGCTGCCTACCTGTGAGTCACTCAAGGACACCATCGCCCGCGCCCTCCCTTTCTGGAATGATGTCATCGCGCCTGAAATCAAAGCCGGGAAAAACGTTATCATCGCCGCCCACGGCAACAGCCTGCGTGGAATCGTCAAGCACCTTGAAGGTGAACGGAAAAAGACGACGGCAATTATGGCGGCCAAACTGCATAGAAGGATTACTTAATGAATTCTGGGAAACGCATGAAAGTTCGATTGAACAAATGCACACAAGGACACAAAACCAGCCAGTGATACGGGCACACACatttacagtggatataaaTAGCACCCGTGGGCTCGGGGACAACAGAGAGGGGGTCACGAGTCTGGTTCCCATTACACTCGCGACCTTTATCTAGAAAGGTTTCATAGATTGGCCGGGAAGAattacaactgcaaaaaaagctTAAACACATGCGGGTcggagctgagattcaaatcaAGAACCTTTCAACAGTGAGGCAGGCGTGTGAACAACTTGACCACAATGCTGCCATCCCATAACTTTGTAATGAAAAGTATGCAGAGAAACTTGCATTACAGGAACTTTGTCAAAAACAGTCAGTCAGTagttttttaagttttcaaaaaatattgtcCATTATTGCAGAAAATCTCACTTTGTGTATCAACAAAAATAACCCTCTTAAATTTACATGTAAAGTTGTGAAGCAGGTGAATGACCCTTTCCAGTCCTGACCTTTTCCACAACCTGAAACGTACAAGTATGATCCCAAATTGTAGAAGAACACCAGGCTGATTTAgttccatgtactgtatgtttttttttcaccaattatGAGCTCAATAGAGTTAAGATTAAAAGCTAGGTCTAAAATGGTCCTAAAAGATCAGATCACGGACAGAAAGGCCAATGATCCAAATTAGGTTGCACGTTCCTGTGCTGATAACAGCCACCAGGGGGCGTGGGGGTGTCTGGGGACTGCTTTGAGACGCTGCAATGTATCAACCATTATAATTCAgtatattattgtattattggtAAACAGAACTTGATAATATTCCTATTTACTGCCTTAACATCAATGACTGCATGCAATCAAAATCCTGCTCAATGTCACAACACTGACGtttatgttacttttttttttctaccaggGATGTCCGACGCCGCCATCATGGAACTGAACCTCCCCACGGGAATTCCCATCGTCTACGAGCTGGACGCAAACCTGAAGCCCGTCAAGCCCATGTCATTCCTGGGCGACGAGGAGACCGTGAGGAAGGCCATGGAGGCGGTGGCTGCTCAGGGCAAAGTCAAGAAGTGAGCTCTTGCTgaggggcagaaaaaaaaaaaacaagagacttGAGTCCTTACCTCCCATCCCAACAAAAATCCATCTTTGTGGTCCATTCCAAGTACCAACCGGGGTACACTTGGGTCTTGTTAGCCTGCTGTTTGCTCCAAACGATGACCTGCCAACTAAAGCAAACGGGCCCACACAGATCAAAATGTGAACCTCCCTCAGTTGTTCTAAGTTGTGGCCAAAGCCACCCTGACACCACCAATAAAGAAAACACGTTTTATATAAGCTTGTGCCTGTTTCCTTTTAAATCTCTTTCTTGTCCTTctttacatttacaaatgtctttTCATCATAGCCCACATGGTTCTGTGAAATCTTACCCAGGACACCGAGATGAGGAAGGGAGAGGAGTCATTGGGTTCAACGTGGCACCGTTCCCATAATGCAGGGACGAGTCTGATCACTGCTGTGAAACTGAATTACTGCACTGCTTGTACTCCATTACATAGAGGAGCCACACAGGATTGAAAGGATGGACATGGTactacaaaaataattacattacaattacaattacattACAAACACTCGTTTATAtcctcagggatgagaatggtcaatttggaaaaacactgaaaatgtctgcctttggcACAAAGATTTTTCATAAAACACACTcgtaacagtgtaaatacagggcaatcatgaTATTTCAAAAACTTCAAATGTGAGtctaaacaaccaaaataattttaccaagcttcagacataaaaatgtagaccgagtgaaatttatatcaaataggctactgcatttacaagttatacttcagaaataagtacacaagtaatttgtttatatgagAGACAGAGAGCGAGATTATGTATTATAAAAGTAAacaataaaatgcgtgatctgcagggccagtgctacagataggcccaATCTTCTTAACAGttatcaattatataatatttgacaaATTTATGTCCATCTTACCTTtgcgtttcctggtttggatatgctcctggacaTTTTTTGCTGGagcgtccactttttgtacatgttcggttagacatgttgatacagttttcgttccgAACTGAAAGTTTTTTACCCCATGCTTTTTTAGCAATtcccctggcacgatcttcatcttttcgctccaagacttttgccatactggcaaatgtgcagaccgctcgataacatatgcgtacgtgtgtctataagttataactatgtcgtagtaaacagaatgcttctctattaaatgttaacatcagagtgaaaataacGACGAAATGCTGCTGCAAATCGGaacgttgtcgttattataaacaccaaatttaatgcaaaaaaaatagcaatgccATTTTCCGCTATCACGGCTGTGACCAATTTCaggagcgttgccgatagatgctggcggccggtcttgatcacagcctcaaCCCGCATCAAGCCATATCCCcgcaaattttctcaacggatttacatgTTTCACAAAACTGACAATAAAAGCTGAAAAACTAATCTGAATTCCGCGAATCTGTGGAAAAATGTCATCCCTGTACACCGTACTTAATGGTATTCCAGCTCCTGGAACACCAGAAGAAAGTTTATTAATTTCACATCTGTTAAGTGGAATTTTTCCCTTCAATAAAAGGACATGCGTTTCATAACAACTGTTGACAGTAGAAGATAAATCTGAAAAGGTAACAAGTCACATACAGTGTTAAGTTTATTGGTAGAAATGTATGACAGTCTGTATTATTATATTCAAGAGTTTGGGCTCATATGTCTAAACTCAAAGCAAAAATGCGCAGGAAAGATGAAAGAACCTGTGCACTTATTGGGAAGTCACTAAAAGCACCGGCTGCTGGCTTGACTTGCTGCCTGCATGTCTGCTCGATATCTCAACCCTCTGCACATTAATTTGGAtcacataccccccccccccaaaaaaaaaaaaatctggccttAGTGGAGGCCTAGGTTTTCCAATGGCTCTGGTTTTAACGTGCAAAAGGGGTGTTTTGTGTCAAAATGCTGCTTACCCTCAGCACGCTTGATTCAAGTCTCTTTCAATTTGACTCTGCTATTAGTATTTAACTTCAAAATGAGTTAATTTAAAAGGTGTTGGAGACTGTGAGTCATGAGCAGGCAAGGTTCCGTAAGCATTAGGAGTTCTGCCATTGTGGTCTTAGTCTGACACGTTTGAACCTAAGACCGTTTTGGCCACCGATTGCCTTCCGAAGGATCTGATGAATCTCGGCAGGGAGAATATCTTGTAAGGGTTCTTTTTGTACGTCACAGCTTTTTGGGTATCTTCTTTGGACTGGTCCACATACTCTGCGGCACTCGCCACGTTCTTTTCTATGCTGTTCATCAACTCCCCCTGGTGGACGATAAAAGAACAAACTCTTGAACTTGAATGTTATTCATTTGAAATACTTGATCAAGGGATTGTCATTTGGAGATAAAATGACGATGTCCACCACACCTGTATCTCCAGAAGCATGGCGGTGTCGGCCAAGATGTCGTGCAACTGTCTGATGGATGCCTCCAGGCGAATTATATCCCCGTGACGAGATTTGATGTCGCTCAGAGCCTTGCTCGAAATACAAGCACCAGAGCCGACAATCTTGGACAgttgtcagttaaaaaaaaaaaaaaataaataaatgcttttatCATTGACTTGTCTATTCCAATTAGCACTCTGAAGTTATTCAGCAGTGCGAAAAAGTCTCAAGTGTGTCAAATCCAACTAACATCCGATATGAAGATGGTCACATTGCGGCAGTTCAGCATCTCCTCCAGCTCCTCGTCTGTGGTTACTTTGTCCACTGAGCAGGAGACAACACAAAAAGATAGAGATGATGTGCATCTGGAGGActgcttctttttttacttAACAAAACGGGAAATGTGCTTTACTGCAAATTCGGATGAGGAAGACCGTGAGGAAAAGAACATACAGGGACCAAGCCAGAGCGTGTAGAGCAAAAGCAAGcgagcaaatttatttgcatagcgcagcggtcggcaacctttgacaccgaaagagccatttgaacccggtttccacggaaaagaaaacactgggagccgcacatctaaaatgaagaaaaaaaaaacttctactactttaccgcagcatgtttctccattggctttgccgggcttgaaagtcgctcaaactagacggcgtttcagcgggtatacccgcttccgcagtgtgacgtctattttgagcgacgaaaaaataatatcaaataatttaattaatattttaatatttcaagatcacaatcttcaaatttagaactaaataatataaaaactaacacaaataaaacgcacttcaattaaatacaaaaaaaaattttttagtaatttattttcccaagccaatcagagccgcattataaggatgaaagagccgcatgaggctccggagccgcgggttgccgactgctggcatagcgcatttcatacatgaggtaactcaaggTGCTTTACATCATTAAAGGTATctgaaaacaaagataaacgggataaaaacaataaaaatgacaaactatatatatatatatttttttttttttttaagaattaaaaccacatacaatgcaaataatatgatcaaaaagtggatatattttaaaaaggatgagaaaaaaagaagagttttcaacctggatgtaaaaacattcccactatGGGCTGACTTCACCtctggcaacttattccatttgtgtgcagcataatagctaaatgttgctttggactctacgctccactatttgacctgagtcagtcaatctcagagctctactggttTTTTtctccgtaagcatttctttcatgtattcagtacCTAGATCATTTAGTGAttcatagaccagtagcagaactttgaaatctattttaaagctgactggaaaccagtgcaaggacttcaggattatatgctctgacctctttattCTGGTCAGActccgagctgcagcattctgaatgagctgcaaatCCACATATCATTGATACTCCCTCATATTTGccataaaaaatgtcaaattaataaaaatggggctcaaggaagaaaaaaaaaggcaagagtttctgtgcaaaaaaaatctctgaataGTAAACTTAGAAATGCCCTAAACTGTAAATATGCAGTCACTTTACCCTTACGTGAAGCGACTTCATACCAAGGAACCActagatggcggcaaagcattGATTTTGTAATGGACAAGACTTTGGGCATAAACAGCCAATCAGCAAATTTTTCAGCAATTGAAGATACGGTCCGCCCAACAACTCTGCAAATAGGTGAATGCATGAGTAAAAGATCTGTGGGGAATACCCAAAGTTAATTAATTAGATGACTTACATGAAATGTAGTGAGATTCTAATCTAATGAGACCTTTATACTTAAATCTCTACTGCGGGACTGCTGAAAGGGACTGAGTCATATTCCCCAGACTCACCAATCTGCAGCTGTCTCTGAATGTGGCCTTTGCATTTCTCCCTGAAGGCCACCTGTGCGTTGTGGTGACTCGTCATGAGCTCAGCAAAGCAGCGAGTCATGTGCGCGTGCTGGTAGAAGGGAAAATAGAGCTTAAGTTATTATTGCACACTGTTGCTCATAACTTAGTGAAGTGTGCAGCGGACCTCTGTGTGATAAATAAATTAACTGTACCACCACGACAGACCTGATTGTTCCTAATCCGTTGCATAACCGATGAACCACTGTCACTGCAGTTCCCAGGAAAAGCATCCTGCAATGCTAGAGAAACATTCATATTATCGGTCATGTTCATTTGAAATGGAAACATTTGCAGTGTAGGGAGTGCTCATCTGTTAAAAAACGTGTTTTCCTCGTCTAGCTACAATAttagcaaaacaaatgtttgctcATTTAATATTGAAGCCACCGCTCGGCAGGGTTGCAAACTCGGCCATTCaactgtaagaaaaaaataaaatagctaaaatatttttccataatACGCAAGGCCATAAGGTAACGTGTATTTATAGTAATAACGTGAATGCCTTAAGATAAAATAGTTGTAAATCAGCAGCCTGCAGGTGCGTCACAACAAATTGCAATATTGTAAAAGATGTCAATTATTTCTGTGGTTAGATtttaaaatttgtcattttattgattCATTACACAGAATGGAATTTAGTTTTTAACTAGTATTTTGTACCATTTTCTTAACAATAGCTTacagtgaatgaaaaaaatcactatcAAGAAAAAGTAATTAGATAAAAtactacaaaaatatttaaaacaattagGTGGGAGTTTCCTGTGTTAAAAACAATGATCATTTCTATAATAATAAGATGCACCAGTATATTATTGCTGAGGCTAAGCATCCTTGTTTAGTGTACATTTACTTTTGTCCACACTTAagtaaatatttacttttttttctggcacatggattaattggactcATTTTACGTGCTCGAGACTGTAAATCAACAAAATAGGTGCTTAAAAGACTGAATTATATTCATTCAATAAGGATTTGCTGAAGTCAACTTAAAGCAAAAATTATGCCTACCCTTTAACTTGGCTCGGAACAAGTTTGCATCAGTCTTGATTTTGTTGGTCAGCAGCTCCAACTCATCTCTGGATTCTGAGAATAGCacaacaacaatgacaaaaaaaaaattgagtggaAAGGATTATCATGAGTATGCTTTGTTCATGTTAAGAAGGGTGTGCAAACAGCAGCAACTTAGAACAAACGACTTAGTATGGACaaacgttttcttttttggcAACAAATGTGACGTCAACAAGTCTGTGACTGGAGACGTTGAGTCTGAGATGAGCATCGAATGCAGGtggcaaaatacacacaaatagaAACATCACGTACTCTTATCCGGGTTGGAGGAAGCAAGGAGGCtactttgccttttttccaCTTCTTCCACTTGACTGGACATCTTTTGCATGAGGCTCCTCAGCTCACCTACCTGCACGCACAGTATGGACAAGAAAGCTGGAAGTCACGAacgacatatttaaaaaaaataaataaaaaaagaactacAGAGTTACCGTTTTAAAAAACTCCTCCATGACGATTTTGCCTCCGTTTTCATGTGTCATATCACAAAagcctttgttgttgttgttgaaagtaGGTAGTATAAACGTCGAAAATGACACCTGGAAGTCagaccctaaccctattttCTCCTCTTCACGCGACGCTTTctccagagtaaaaaaaaaaaaacaacaaacaaacaaacttgggTGTCGTTAAGGTGGGTTATTAATGTAGATAGTTAACAAAACATTTATCGTGAAGGAAAACTACTAGCGGCTCTCGCTTCCCAAGCTAGCTGGGCACACCTGCGCATGGCCGCTACAAAAGGGCAAACAAAAGGGCTCGACTTCCGTCAACTTGTTTGCCGTGCACCAACAACTTCTGAGCTTCGTGAACCATCCGGGAAAATAATTCGCAGTGGTGTTGCAGTGGAGTTAAGAAAAggatttttcatcctcttaaaaaaaaaaaaaaaaaaaaatgttttttgttttttttttatctgagcGCGTTCGACTAAGGGGTTAATACCAAATAAGTCCACAAGGTGGTGCTATTGATGATTGAACAGTATTTGGTGGAAGACACTAGCGCAGTCGgtaactaatttaaaaaaagaaagaaaagaaaactgtcACGCAAACAACATGAAAATAGTCACGGGCTTCTGATAGCAAAACAGCTTCAAATACTCTACATAGAAAACACCACTTTTCATATTTGAaagatgaaagatttttttttttttggcctggtgtgaaacagcagcagcaaaaaGTGAGAAGAACAGATACTAAACAGAACATCTCAATATCAAAACATTGAAGCAAGCGTCGTCTCGTTTGCTGTTGCCTGTGCTGAATTGTGAACAGTCCCGTGACGATTGGTTAACGTCAAATGATACCACTAGGCGGCAGCACAGACCATCTAATGACTGAGCGAATGCTGATGAAGTTTTGCAACTCTGTATTATTTACACtccgtccattcattttctttgccgcttatcctcaaaagggtcgcggggagcgctggagcctatcctggctgtcaacgagcaggaggcggggtacaaccgaaactggttgccagcca
This DNA window, taken from Syngnathoides biaculeatus isolate LvHL_M chromosome 17, ASM1980259v1, whole genome shotgun sequence, encodes the following:
- the LOC133490394 gene encoding syntaxin-2-like isoform X1, with translation MTHENGGKIVMEEFFKTVGELRSLMQKMSSQVEEVEKRQSSLLASSNPDKKSRDELELLTNKIKTDANLFRAKLKALQDAFPGNCSDSGSSVMQRIRNNQHAHMTRCFAELMTSHHNAQVAFREKCKGHIQRQLQIVDKVTTDEELEEMLNCRNVTIFISDIVGSGACISSKALSDIKSRHGDIIRLEASIRQLHDILADTAMLLEIQGELMNSIEKNVASAAEYVDQSKEDTQKAVTYKKNPYKIFSLPRFIRSFGRQSVAKTVLGSNVSD
- the pgam2 gene encoding phosphoglycerate mutase 2; this translates as MAAVHRLVIVRHGESAWNQENRFCGWFDADLSEKGVEEATRGAKAIKDAGMKFDICYTSVLKRAVKTLWTIMEGTDQMWLPVIRTWRLNERHYGGLTGLNKAETAAKHGEEQVKIWRRSFDIPPPPMDKDHPYHSIISESRRYKNLKPGELPTCESLKDTIARALPFWNDVIAPEIKAGKNVIIAAHGNSLRGIVKHLEGMSDAAIMELNLPTGIPIVYELDANLKPVKPMSFLGDEETVRKAMEAVAAQGKVKK
- the LOC133490394 gene encoding syntaxin-2-like isoform X2; the encoded protein is MQKMSSQVEEVEKRQSSLLASSNPDKKSRDELELLTNKIKTDANLFRAKLKALQDAFPGNCSDSGSSVMQRIRNNQHAHMTRCFAELMTSHHNAQVAFREKCKGHIQRQLQIVDKVTTDEELEEMLNCRNVTIFISDIVGSGACISSKALSDIKSRHGDIIRLEASIRQLHDILADTAMLLEIQGELMNSIEKNVASAAEYVDQSKEDTQKAVTYKKNPYKIFSLPRFIRSFGRQSVAKTVLGSNVSD